Sequence from the Aquimarina sp. Aq107 genome:
TAACACATTTTCTTTTTCAAACACTTCAAACCAATCTTCTCTTTTACCCTTCATTTCGGAAGTATACAAAGTCGAAGATGACCAAATATAAATTTCTTTATCTAGTACCCTGAAATGTTTTTGCTTACCATCCCAAACTAATTCAAAAAACTCTAATTCTGATTGCCAATTTGCAGCGACTATAGTAAACGGTTCAATGCCCTTATAATCATAATTCATAATTGCATCCTGTAAATTATCAGCACCTAACAAATCTTTAACCACCACTCCTCTACTTTGTCTATAAGAAGCTAATCTTTCATGAATTTTAAAACCTCCATTAAGAAGACAAATCATTGTATTTTTATCACTAATTCCAATCCAAGTCCCTCCAGCTACTGCATCTTTCGGAAATAACATTCTAGTTTTATCAACTTGATAAAACTCAGGAACTAAAGTTTTTCTGTTTAATGCTTCATCGCGATTAGAGGTTAATATAAAACCGTTTTCTTGGGTGGGAATCAACGTTACTGTACACATAGATTTTTGGGTCGCATAAATTTTGCACAACTTACAAAAAAAAATACACACTATACATGTTTATAAAAGGTTAAAATAAACATTACCCTACATAATTTCCTATCTTTGCCGCTTGAAGTATTCTAACACATCTTACAAATTAAACTAAAATACACGCAACTATGGGAAAAGGTTTTTTTCAAGTTCCAACAGCAATAAATGAGCCTGTAAAATCATATGCACCAGGGACTCCCGAGAGAGAAGAAGTTTTGGCAACATATAAATCAATGTATAATTCATCTGTAGATGTTCCTTTATACATAAATGGTGAAGAGATCAGAACTGGTGACACGGGAACCATGTCCCCACCACACGACCATAAACATTTATTGGGAACATATCACAAAGCCGAAAAACAACACGTTCAAAAAGCAATAGATACTGCAATAGAAGCTCGTAAAAAATGGGCTGATTTAGCTTGGGAACAACGTGCAGCTATATTTTTAAGAGCTGCAGAATTAATAGCTGGTCCTTATAGAGCAAAAATTAACGCAGCAACTATGTTAGCGCAGTCTAAAAATATTTTCCAAGCTGAAATTGATGCTGCTTGTGAATTTATAGACTTCTTACGATTTAACGTAGAGTTTATGACTCAGATTTATGAAGATCAACCTGATTCTACTTCTGGAGCTTGGAATAGATTAGAATATAGACCTCTAGAAGGTTTTATATATGCGATCACTCCATTTAACTTTACTGCAATTTCTGGAAACTTACCAGCAAGTGCGGCGTTAATGGGGAACACTGTTGTTTGGAAACCAAGTGATAGTCAGATTTATTCTGCAAAAGTAATTGTAGATATTTTTAAAGAAGCAGGAGTTCCTGATGGAGTAATAAATGTTGTTTATGGAGATCCAGTAATGATTACAGACACAGTACTAGCTAGTCCTGATTTTGCTGGAATACATTTTACAGGAAGTACCCATGTGTTTAAAGATATATGGGCTAAAATCGGAACTAACATTCATAACTACAAGACCTATCCTAGAATAGTAGGAGAGACAGGTGGAAAAGATTTTATTGTTGCGCATCCTAGCGCAAATGCTAAGCAAGTAGCTACAGGGATTTCTCGTGGAGCTTTTGAATTCCAAGGGCAAAAATGTAGTGCTGCATCTAGAGCTTATATTCCTAAAAGCCTGTGGGCTGATGTAGAAAAGTTCTTAAAAGCAGATATCAAATCCTTTAAAATGGGATCTCCAGAGGATATGAGTAATTTTATCACCGCAGTAATCCACGAAGGTTCTTTTGACAAACTTGCTAAATTTATTGATAAAGCTAAAGAAGATGATGGAGCTACAATTATTGCAGGTGGAGGATATGATAAATCTAAAGGATATTTTATAGAGCCAACTGTTATTCTTGCAGAAGATCCTAAGTATACAACTATGTGTACTGAGCTTTTCGGACCAGTAATCACTATCTATGTTTATGATGATAACAAATGGGAAGAAACATTAACCTTAGTTGACCAAACTAGTGAATATGCATTAACAGGAGCTATCTTCTCAACTGATAGATATGCTGCCGCAGAAGCTACTAAAAAATTAGAAAATGCCGCTGGTAATTTCTACATCAATGATAAACCAACAGGTGCGGTCGTAGGACAACAACCATTTGGTGGAGCTAGAGCATCTGGAACTAATGACAAAGCAGGATCTTACCTAAACCTATTACGTTGGGTATCGCCTCGTACAATCAAAGAAACTTTTGTAACTCCAGCAGATTACAGATATCCATTCTTAGGAGAATAGTCTCTGGTGAAGTACATAACACATAAACCGTATATCATTTTTTGGAGTTTGATTCCAATTTTATTGATATACGGTTTTGCTTTTAGTAAAGAAACTCTAAAAATCAATATGTACGACACGTATTTCGTAATTTATTGGTCTCATTTTTTTACGTTTTTATCTATTTTATTCTTGGGTATTGGGCTACTTTATTTTACCATTCATAAATTAAATAAAAAAAGAAGATCATTACTATCTAATATCCATCTGATCTCTACAATTACCGCTACATTGGTATTTATTTTTACCCCCTTACTTTCTATTTCTAAATCAACTGAGAAAATAGAAGAAGTTGCATTAATTATCCGTCTTATTTCTCTTGTTACCATAATAGTAGCACAACCGATACTTTTCTTATATTTAATTATTAGTGTTTTTCAAAAAAAATAAAAAATGATAATACGTCCAGCACATATTGAAGATCTCCCTACCTTACTTGATTTTGAACAGGGAATTATTGAAACAGAACGTCCAATGGATGTTACGCTTAAAACAGAAGAGAAAATCAACTATTACGATCTTAGCGAATATATAAAATCAAATCATACAGAAGTTGTTGTTGCCGAAGTTGATGGACACATAGTTGGCAGTGGTTATGGGCAAATAAGAAATCGAAAAGAGTTTTTTAAACAGGATACTATGGGGTACATAGGCTTTATGTTTGTGAAAAATGAATTTCGTGGACAAGGAATTAGTCAAAAAATAATTCAACATCTATCAGATTGGCTCACGAAACAAGATATTACAGAAATACAGCTCGATGTCTATGATCAAAATCCAAATGCAATTAAAGCCTATGAGAAAGCAGGTTTTGAAAAGTATCTAGTACGCATGCGTATGAACTTAAAAAAATAAGTAGTTCTACTAAACACCGTGTTTACATATTTTTGTTTCCGAATTAATTTGCGTTACTTGTCTGTGATAGTTTAACACACAGCTTTATGAATCAAAAAAAAATTCCGTGGTATTTTCTTTTATTACTCATTTTAGCTGGTGAATCAGTTTTTATACTTCCTTTTGTTCTAGCTCGCGTATTTAGGCCAACTGTATTAGAAACATTTAGTTTAGACAATATCCAATTAGGATTTTGTTTTTCTACTTATGGCTTTGTTGCTTTTCTATCTTATTTATTTGGAGGTCCAATAGCCGACAAATTTCCACCGAGAAAACTGATAGCAGTCGCTCTTTGGATGACTGCTCTTGGAGGACTCCTTTATTCCACCTTCCCTAGTTACAACACATTAAAAATACTATATGGCTACTGGGGCTTTACTACTATTTTTTTATTCTGGGCTCCTATGATAAAAGCCACAAGAATATGGGGAGGATCTACATCTCAGGGTAAAGCATTTGGATTTCTAGATGGGGGAAGAGGATTGGTTGGCGCTCTATTTGGAGCTATGGGTGTATTTATTTTCTCTCTTTTTATTACTTCGAGTGCTTCTGAAATTACAATTTCCGAAAGCAGAACAGCTTTTAAACTAGTAATTCTTATATCATGTGCCATAGTTACTATTATAGGTATTCTAGTATGGTTCTTTATGAAACTAGACAAAAAAACAGAAAAAGAAACTATTATAGAAAAAATAACTATTTCTCAAATTACAAAGGTCCTGCGTTTGCCTTCTGTATGGTTATTAATGGTTATAATCCTATGCGCTTATGTCGCTTATAAAATCACAGATGTATTTTCTTTATTTGCTAAAGATGTTATGCTATATGATCAAGTAGCTTCTGCGCAGGTAGGAACTTTTCTTTTATTTATTCGTCCCGTTATTGGAGTTATCATTGGAGTACTAGCGGATCGTTCTAAAATCACTTTCTGGTTGGTCATTAGTTTTATTATTTCATTTTTTGGAGCATTGTTATTTGCTCTTGGGGTAATTTCGGATTCGGCAACTGTATTATTTTTCTTATCTATATTAATAGTCGCAACTGGAGTATACGCAGCACGTTCACTTTATTTCGCTGTTATGCAGAGAGGTCAAATCCCATTAATTCTTACAGGTACAGCAGTTGGCCTTATCTCTTTAGTAGGATACACCCCAGACATATTCGCGGGACCAGCAATTGGATATCTTTTAGAAAATTCTCCTGGAGCCACAGGTCACCAACATGTATTTTGGATGCTTGCTTTATTCTCTTTCATAGGTTCTATTGCCTCTCTATATTACTATAGATTATACAAAAGAAAAACAACTTAAAACAGCAATCTTAAAGTATTTTTTTTTAGCAGATAGTATATTAGTTATACCTTATATTTTATTGGGAGGTGTACTACTTTTTTTGTTTCAAAAAAGTCTTCTTTGAAATAGTCTTGTAAATTATATTGTGTTGCCTTGGGGAATAAGGTTAGCTCTTCTGTTAAGTCCCCTCCTTTTAAATACAAAATACCATTAGATAATTCATGTAAAGATTTTTTAGCCACATTCTTTCTAACCCATTTTACAAAATCGGGCATATTAGTAACTGCTCTACTTACAACAAAATCAAAACGCTCTTCAAATGTTCCTGCCCTGCGTTGTTCCGCTTTTACATTTTCTAGACCTAAAGCGCTAGAAACTTCATTTACAACCCGTATTTTTTTAGCAATTACATCTACCAAATAAAACTGGGTTTCTGGAAACAATATAGCTAACGGTATTCCTGGAAATCCACCACCTGTTCCAACATCTAAAACACTTGTACCTTCCTTAAATCCCTGAATTTTAGCAATTCCTAAAGAATGCAACACATGTCTTTCGTATAATAGATCAATATCTTTTCTAGAAATCACATTAATTTTAGCATTCCAATCTTTATATAATTCACCCAGTTGCGTAAACTTTTGTATTTGATCATCTGTTAAATCAGGGAAATATGTAAGTAGAATATCCATACAGTAAATTTTAAACAGCAAAAATACATGTTAACTTAATATATTTTACTACTTTTTAAGAAGTTAAAAAAATTTAAATACCTAACTTTACCGAATAAATTATGACGAAAAACGTTAAGTCATAAACACAAAGCCCATGACTACACCTACCGTAAAATTTAGTAGAGTAGATTCCGCAAAATTTTTCAGAACACTGAACAAACGTGTGAATCAATATTTCAAAGAAAATAACATTAAACGTACAGGAAACTGGAAACTTCATTTGAAGACAATTATTATGTTTTCAATATTTCTTACGCCATATTTCTTAATACTGACTCTAAATATATCTCAATGGTGGATGTTATTACTTACCGTAGTAATGGGTATTGGTATGGCTGGAGTAGGAATGAATGTAATGCATGATGGAAATCATGGATCATACTCTTCTAAAAAATGGATTAACAAATTAATGGGTAGCAGTATGTATGTACTAGCTGGAAATGTATACAACTGGCAAGTACAACATAATGTATTACATCATACGTACACTAATATCCACGGGCACGATGAAGATATGGATGCAGGAAGAGTTATACGTTTCACCAAACATGCCAAGTGGATGAAGTTTCATAAATTTCAGCACTACTACTCGGTATTTTTATATGGCTTATTAACTTTTAATTGGGCGCTGACTACAGATTTTAAACAAACCAAAAGATATTTAGCTCGAAAATTAGCATATGGTAAGCTACCAAGTCCCTTGAAACAATGGAGCACTATTGTAGTTACAAAAATTATTTATGTATTGATCTGGATCGTTATCCCTATGATAATTATGTCTGTTTCTTGGTGGAAAATTTTAATAGGCTTTTTCGTAATGCATTATGTAGCAGGACTTATTTTAAGTATTGTTTTTCAATTAGCGCATATGGTAGAAGAAGCACAAATGCCGCTTCCGGACACCACGGGAACTATGAAAAACACTTGGGCAATACATCAGTTATTTACTACAGTAAATTTTTCGACAAAAAATAGATTGATCAACTGGTTTACCGGAGGATTAAATCATCAAGTGGAACACCATATTTTTCCACATATTAGCCATATTCATTATACCAAAATTTCTAAAATTGTAAAGCAAACTGCGCAAGAATTTAATTTACCATATAATGAATATAAAACCACTCGCAAAGCGATTGTTGCTCATTTCAAACATTTAAAAGAAATGGGAATCAAACCCGCTATGCAGTCATAACTTTTATTTACCAATTACCAAAATGAGCACACAAGTATCAGAAATGAGCATTCAATTATCAGACAAAATCAACAAGCTTAAAGCCTCTGCAACTTTAGCAATGGCTGCAAAAGCAAGAGAATTAAGAGCAGAAGGAAAAGATATTATCGGGTTAAGCCTAGGAGAACCAGATTTTAACACTCCAGATTTTATTAAAGATGCCGCAATTCAGGCCGTTAATGACAATTATAATTCTTATACTCCAGTAGATGGATATGTAGAATTAAAGGACGCGATTATAACAAAGTTTAAAAGGGACAATAATCTAAACTATGATCACTCTCAGATTGTTGTATCGACCGGCGCAAAGCAATCTCTTTATAATGTAGCTCAAGTATATTTAAATTCTGGAGATGAAGTTATACTTCCTTGCCCTTATTGGGTAAGTTATAGTGATATTGTAAAACTAGCGGAAGGTGTTCCTGTAGAAGTAAAAACTTCCATAGAGAATGATTTTAAGATGACTGCTGATCAATTAGAACAAGCCATAACTCCTAAGACTAAAATGATTTGGTATAGCTCACCTTGTAACCCAAGTGGTTCTATATATAGCAAAGATGAATTAAGAGCACTAGCAGATGTTCTTCAAAAATATCCAGATATTATTGTTGTTAGTGATGAAATCTATGAACACATTAATTATGTCGGTGATCATGCTTCAATGGCCCAATTTGACGATATGTACGAGAGAACAGTAACTGTTAATGGAGTTGCTAAAGCTTTTGCTATGACCGGATGGAGAATTGGATATATAGGAGCTCCAAAAGCTATTGCTAGAGCTTGTAATAAAATGCAAGGACAAGTAACTAGTGGCGCTAATTGTATTGCACAAAGAGCAGTAATTACTGCCTTAGAAGCTCCGGTTAGTAAAATCCAATACATGGTTGACGAATTTAAAAACCGTAGGAAATTAATTTTAGATTTATTAGCTGAAATCCCAGGGTTTGAGTGTAATGAACCAGAAGGAGCATTCTATGTATTCCCTGATGTTTCATACTACTTTGGTAAAACTATTAACGGAAACACAATAAAAAACGCATCTGATTTCTCTATGTTTTTATTAGAACAAGCGAATGTTGCTACGGTAACTGGAGACGCTTTTGGAAACGGAAATTGCATTAGAATTTCTTATGCTGCGAGTACAGAACAAATCAAAGAAGCAATCAATAGAATTAAAAAAGCACTAAGCTAAATTAGCAATACCGTATAACTTTTATTAAAAAGCCGATGATTCAATAAAAATCATCGGCTTTTTATTTTCCTAAAAATAAATTATTGTTTTTTGAGTTATTAGATTGCTATATTAAATGTTTTGGGGAAAACACTTAAAGAAGAGATAATTGTAGTTTGAACATAAATAACAATCTTAAAACCTACTTTTGTATTTATGGACATTCTTGAAAAAGAACGTATTGTTCAAAAAAATGTGCTTGAAATTTTCAAAGAAAATTTTAATAGCCCTTATTCCGAAGACGAAATTCTAAACTATACTCCTACTGATGTAGAAGAGACTGTTTCATATTATGAATCAATTCTTGACATCTTTTTTATAGAACCAGAATACCTGCAAAGTGTAAAAGGTTGTGTGAAGGATACTATTAAAAAAGTCGCAGAGCTTTGGCATATCAACCCATATGCTTTTGGCCCTTGGGAAGAATCTTACTAATTACTTAACTCTGGTAAATTATTATCTGTTTCTCCAAAAGAAAGGAGTAAGCAAAATAAGAACTGTGAACAGCTCTAATCTTCCTATAAGCATTAGAAAAGAACACCACCATTTACCGAAGGCTGGTAGTACATCAAAATTATTTACAGGACTTAGTTTCCCTAAGGCAGGCCCTACATTTCCTAAAGAAGATGCCGCTCCACCTATGGCAGTTTCAAAATCCAACCCTAACATTCCTAACACTAAAGACCCTATTATAAAGGATAACATGTATAATATAAAAAACGCCAATATATTAAATACGATTTCTTTAGAAACCGCTCTTTTATTATAACGCACAGGCAACACAGCTCTAGGATGTAATGTTCTTTTAAATTCTAAAATACCATTACGAATTGTAATAAGATGCCTTACTATTTTCATTCCACCCGCTGTGGATCCCGCAGAACCTCCTAAAAACATTAATCCAAAGAATACGATCTTCAGAAAAGGAGTCCAAACTGTAAAATCGGCAGAAACAAAACCCGTAGTAGTAATAACAGCCAACACTTGGAACAAAGAATGTCTAAAAGCACTTTCTGCTTCTCCAAAAACCATAGGATGATCTATAACAGAATTTGCTGGATCCGCTTTTAAATAAATAATCAACGCAGCAACAGCAGTAAAAGCCACTATAGAAATACCATACCATTTAAACTCCTCATCTTTAAGAAATTTTCCAAATTTCCCTTTAAAACCAAAGTAACTCAGAATAAAATTCATTCCAGCAAGGAACATAAATAAAATAATAATATACTGTATTAAGGGTTGATCATTCCAATAAGCGACACTTGCATTTTTTGTAGAAAATCCTCCCGTAGACAATGTACTCAGCGCGTGATTTATCGCATCAAAAAAATCCATTCCAGCGAGCTTTAATAAGATTGTCTCTGCCGCTGTATATCCAAAATATATTAACCACAACCTTTTTGCGGTATCAGTGATCCTTGGATGTAACTTATCAGCACTTGGACCAGGAGCTTCTGCTGCAAATAACTGCATCCCTCCTATTCCTAACAACGGAAGAATAGCTACCGCAAGAACAATAATCCCCATTCCACCGATCCAATGTGTAAGACTACGCCAAAAAAGAACACCTTTAGGAACAATTTCTATTTCATTAAGGATAGAAGCTCCAGTTGTTGTATAACCAGACATTGTCTCAAAGAAAGCATTGGTAAATGATGGAATTGCTTCAGAAAATATATAAGGTAGCGTTCCACTTAAAGACATAAATATCCAACCAAACGTAACAACTATATATCCTTCTCTCTTATTTATTGATTTCTGATGTTCCTTAGTAAGAAACATTAAAATTATACCCACAAACATGGTCGATAACGCTGCTAACATTATCTGCATTGTAACACCATCCTTATAAATAAAGCTTATAATGGTTGCTATTAACATAAACCCTCCATTACAGAGCAAAAGAAGCCCCATAATATGAGTAATAATTTTAAAGTTTAGTTTGGACATGTTACAAGAAAAGGTTTTCTATCTTCTTAATGGATTTAGGTAGACAACATACCACTACTCGATCTCCAGCTTTAATATAAAAACCTCCTAAAGGAATCATCCCAACTCCATCTCTTATAACTCCAGCTATAATAGCCGAACGAGGAAAATCTAGATCTCTAATTAAGTTATCACTTACTTCAGATGTTGGCTTTACAATAAACTCCAACAACTCAGCATTCATATTATTAAGCTTTGTCATAGCAACTACTTCTCCTTTTCGGATAAATCTAAAAATATTATTAGCTGCTAATAGTTTTTTATTTATTAATGTATCAATACCTATAGAATGAGAAAGCTGAAAATAATCCATATTCTCCACCAAGGCAATTGTTTTACGCACTCCTTTAGATTTAGCTACTAAACAAGACATGATATTGGTTTCAGAATTACCTGTTACGGCAATGAAGGCATCCATATCATCTATATTCTCTTCTTCAAGCAATTCTACATTTCGCCCATCTCCATTAATAATCAATGCATTTGGCAAATCATCTGCTAAATCAAATGCTTTATCTTTATCACTTTCGATCAGCTTTACTCTAAATTTATGATCACATAGATCACAGGTAGTTTTATGACCAATTTTACTACCTCCCAAGATCATCACTTTTTTAATTTGTTCTTTTACCTTACCCGTTAACTTGTAAAGCTCATCTACTCCTCCTTTAGAAGTAACAAAATAAACCTGATCCCCTTCCTTAAATTTTGTATCTCCTCTAGGAATTATCGTGTATTGCGTTCCAGACCTTTGAATGGCTATCGGCATAAAATGTAGTTCCGGAAAAATCTCGGCAGCCTCTCTAACAGTTTTATCCACAAACAATGCGCTACTAGAAAGAGTTGTTCCTACCATGGTTAGTGCACCATCCTCAAACTCATAACTATCACTAAAAGCCGATTGATTTAATAATAATTCTATCTCACTTGCCGCTAGCGCTTCTGGAGAAATCAATTCATCAATTCCAAACTTGATAAAACCAACTTCTTCTTTATTCTCTATAAATTCTGTATTGGAAATTCTGGCAATTGTTCGCTTAGCACCTAATTGTTTTGCTAAAACACATACGGTAATATTAGTAGTCTCACTCGAAGTAACACTAATCACCATATCAACATTCTGTACTCTGGCATCTTTTAAAATACTTATTGAGGTAGCATCTCCCTTAATCACTCTAATATCCAGATGGCTATCAGCATAATTTAAGCATTCCTTATCAGGATCAATCAGGGTAATGTCCTGAGATTCAAATGAAAGTAATTTTGCCAAATGAAATCCTACTTCACCAGCACCGGCAATAATAATTTTCATCTGTGTTTTCTGTTATTTATCATCAAAAGATAAAATTAAACTTCAGCAAAATCCCCTTAAAAACAAAGTGAAAATTTCTTGCTGAAAAATAAAAGCCTACAAAGATAGTGGAATTTCATTAATTCATAAAACAATTAATAACTAGCCACTTATTTATATCTACTATTCTTTTTCAATTAACAAGAACATAGGGCTTACCAAAAATTCCGCAGTACTAGTATTCATAGACAACTAATCATTAAACTACAGAATCACAAATAATACTTAAACGCAACTGTAACAAAAAATATACTTTAACCGTCTTAAAAGAACATCATCAATCAAAAAGCAATCATGAAACATTCTGCACTAAGTATTTCAATATTTACAATTTCTTTAATTCTATTCACTGTTAGTTGTAATACAAGGAATAACAACAGCTCTTCAACAGAAAACAAAAGTGATCTTATAATAGAAAAGAAAATAGATTCATTATTAAAATCATTAAATCAAAACGGAAAATTTAATGGAAATATTTTAATCGCTAAAAACGACCAAATCATATACAAAAACGAAATTGGCTTTTCTGATGGTTACAAAAAAAACTCCCTTAAAGAGACTGACAGATTTAATATCGGTTCTATTTATAAGGAAATTCCCGCAATTACTATCATGCAATTAGAAGAAAAAGGTCTTTTACAATTACACGACCCCATTAAAAAACACCTTAATTATCTGCCGGATTGGTCTAACAATATTAAGATTATTAATCTTTTACAATACACAAGCGGATTACCGAAAATTGATTGGAGAAAACATGAAATAATAAATGATCAAAACCTCATAAATGATCTATCAAAAATATCTAAATTAGAATTTACACCTGGAGAAGACTACTTGTATACAAACTTCAGCCCATTCTTACTTTCAAAAATAGTAGAAAGTATTACAGATACTACCTTCTCTTCTTATGTAAACCAAAATATCATAACACCTTTACATCTAGAACAAAGTACATTTAACATCTCATTTCCATATAAGAATAGGGATTCAATGGCCCTTCCATTTAACAACAAATTTGAAGAAGACAAACTTCCATTCGTTATAACATCTCCTATATTTCTATTTTCTACTACAACTAATGACCTTTTTCAACTTATAAAAAACTTGCATTCTGGTAAAATCATCAGTAAAAACTCATTGCTCAAGATCAGCAAAACCACAAATTTAGATAAGAACAACATGCAATCTGCGTTGGGAAATGTCGTCTATGAAAAAGAAAAAATAATAGAACACACACATCATGGAACAAGCGGTAACTATGAATCTATTATAAGTAAAAATGAATTAAACAGTACTACCATCATTATTTTAACAAACAACAAAAGTGGAAATATTCACACTTTAAGAAATACTATTATTGAATTAATAAAAACCAATAGCGAAGTAAAATAACAATTTCCTAATCTGCTTTTTTTAAAAAGAACTTATTTATTTCTAAACACAATTCATAAGCTAAAAATAACAACTCAGTAATTATTCTTTTCAAGATTTCTGCAATAGCAACATCTTAGCAGTATAAATACTAACTTTTTACTTATGAAAACGAAACTTATATTACTAGCATTATTTATTACTAAACTTATTTTCGTCCAAGCACAAATGGACGACAAATTCTATTTCCCAAAAAAAGATTTAAATCAGATAGCTTGGGAAAATTATGAAGAATTAATGCTTAACACAGAAACTGATACAATTTCTGTATTAATTCTAAAACCAAAAGAAACACCAAAAGCAACTATATTTTATTTTCACGGAGCTGGAGGAAATATAACATACTACCTTCCCTTAACACAAATATTAGCAGAAAATAACTTTCAGGTAGTTATGGTTGATTTTCGAGGGTACGGAAAATCAACAGGAACTCCTACACACAATAACATAGCTAAAGACGGTGAATTATTCTTTGAAACTCTTCTTAAGAAAAAAGGAATAAAAGAAACTCCAAAAATAATATATGGAGTCTCTATTGGAACTCAAATTGCTACTTTACTAGCCAAAAATCATCAAGATAAAATTGAAGGATTAGTATTAGAAGGAACTATGGCATCCTTTACAGATATCGCCATGTATCACGTACCTGAGTACAAAGATTTTTTAGAAAAAAACTATATCTCTCCCTACTCAGCAAAAGAAGACATAAAAACCATTAACAAAATTTCTAAACTCTTCTTGCATAGTAAAGAAGATAAAGATGTACCATTTACACAAGGCGAAATCGTATACAACAATGCATCAGAACCAAAAGAGTTTCTAGAATTTAAAGGAGAACACCTACATGCACTTAAATACAGAAGGGAACAGATACTACAAAAAATCAATGAAATGATAGAATAAATTTTATAATTACAAAATCGATAAATAGAAGTAAAACAATAAGCTAATAACAACTTAATGACATTCTTTTCCTACGATCCATATCAAAAATGTATATTTGCCTAAATTTTTTTGAATGTCAGAAAAAATAACGCCATACAAAGATAAAAACACGACCAAAAAACAACAGGTTACAGAAATGTTTGATACTATTTCTGGTAATTATGATGGTCTTAATAGAGTGATTTCTTTTGGAATTGATGTAAAGTGGCGTAAAAAGGTTGTAAAAATAGTTGCAGACACAAAACCGAATAGCATTCTAGATGTTGCAACCGGAACCGGAGATTTAGCTATAAACTTAGCTAAAACAGGTGCTTCAGAAATTATCGGATTAGACATCTCTGCAGGAATGTTAGAAGTTGGAAAAGATAAAGTAAAGGCTAAGAAATTAGATCAGACAATCTCTA
This genomic interval carries:
- a CDS encoding NRDE family protein; its protein translation is MCTVTLIPTQENGFILTSNRDEALNRKTLVPEFYQVDKTRMLFPKDAVAGGTWIGISDKNTMICLLNGGFKIHERLASYRQSRGVVVKDLLGADNLQDAIMNYDYKGIEPFTIVAANWQSELEFFELVWDGKQKHFRVLDKEIYIWSSSTLYTSEMKGKREDWFEVFEKENVLTPETLLDFHKNAGVGNKDIDLQIDRGFLKTRSITQVVKNNEEELTMRYEDLQNSEVNIVTFEAITA
- the pruA gene encoding L-glutamate gamma-semialdehyde dehydrogenase translates to MGKGFFQVPTAINEPVKSYAPGTPEREEVLATYKSMYNSSVDVPLYINGEEIRTGDTGTMSPPHDHKHLLGTYHKAEKQHVQKAIDTAIEARKKWADLAWEQRAAIFLRAAELIAGPYRAKINAATMLAQSKNIFQAEIDAACEFIDFLRFNVEFMTQIYEDQPDSTSGAWNRLEYRPLEGFIYAITPFNFTAISGNLPASAALMGNTVVWKPSDSQIYSAKVIVDIFKEAGVPDGVINVVYGDPVMITDTVLASPDFAGIHFTGSTHVFKDIWAKIGTNIHNYKTYPRIVGETGGKDFIVAHPSANAKQVATGISRGAFEFQGQKCSAASRAYIPKSLWADVEKFLKADIKSFKMGSPEDMSNFITAVIHEGSFDKLAKFIDKAKEDDGATIIAGGGYDKSKGYFIEPTVILAEDPKYTTMCTELFGPVITIYVYDDNKWEETLTLVDQTSEYALTGAIFSTDRYAAAEATKKLENAAGNFYINDKPTGAVVGQQPFGGARASGTNDKAGSYLNLLRWVSPRTIKETFVTPADYRYPFLGE
- a CDS encoding GNAT family N-acetyltransferase; this translates as MIIRPAHIEDLPTLLDFEQGIIETERPMDVTLKTEEKINYYDLSEYIKSNHTEVVVAEVDGHIVGSGYGQIRNRKEFFKQDTMGYIGFMFVKNEFRGQGISQKIIQHLSDWLTKQDITEIQLDVYDQNPNAIKAYEKAGFEKYLVRMRMNLKK
- a CDS encoding nitrate/nitrite transporter, with amino-acid sequence MNQKKIPWYFLLLLILAGESVFILPFVLARVFRPTVLETFSLDNIQLGFCFSTYGFVAFLSYLFGGPIADKFPPRKLIAVALWMTALGGLLYSTFPSYNTLKILYGYWGFTTIFLFWAPMIKATRIWGGSTSQGKAFGFLDGGRGLVGALFGAMGVFIFSLFITSSASEITISESRTAFKLVILISCAIVTIIGILVWFFMKLDKKTEKETIIEKITISQITKVLRLPSVWLLMVIILCAYVAYKITDVFSLFAKDVMLYDQVASAQVGTFLLFIRPVIGVIIGVLADRSKITFWLVISFIISFFGALLFALGVISDSATVLFFLSILIVATGVYAARSLYFAVMQRGQIPLILTGTAVGLISLVGYTPDIFAGPAIGYLLENSPGATGHQHVFWMLALFSFIGSIASLYYYRLYKRKTT
- the rsmG gene encoding 16S rRNA (guanine(527)-N(7))-methyltransferase RsmG; translated protein: MDILLTYFPDLTDDQIQKFTQLGELYKDWNAKINVISRKDIDLLYERHVLHSLGIAKIQGFKEGTSVLDVGTGGGFPGIPLAILFPETQFYLVDVIAKKIRVVNEVSSALGLENVKAEQRRAGTFEERFDFVVSRAVTNMPDFVKWVRKNVAKKSLHELSNGILYLKGGDLTEELTLFPKATQYNLQDYFKEDFFETKKVVHLPIKYKV
- a CDS encoding acyl-CoA desaturase, which encodes MTTPTVKFSRVDSAKFFRTLNKRVNQYFKENNIKRTGNWKLHLKTIIMFSIFLTPYFLILTLNISQWWMLLLTVVMGIGMAGVGMNVMHDGNHGSYSSKKWINKLMGSSMYVLAGNVYNWQVQHNVLHHTYTNIHGHDEDMDAGRVIRFTKHAKWMKFHKFQHYYSVFLYGLLTFNWALTTDFKQTKRYLARKLAYGKLPSPLKQWSTIVVTKIIYVLIWIVIPMIIMSVSWWKILIGFFVMHYVAGLILSIVFQLAHMVEEAQMPLPDTTGTMKNTWAIHQLFTTVNFSTKNRLINWFTGGLNHQVEHHIFPHISHIHYTKISKIVKQTAQEFNLPYNEYKTTRKAIVAHFKHLKEMGIKPAMQS